Proteins from a genomic interval of Deinococcus ruber:
- the moaA gene encoding GTP 3',8-cyclase MoaA, whose product MPSRQADLSPPLTDALGRPLRDLRLSVTDRCNLRCTYCMPKEVFGPDFAFLPRSELLSFEELERLTRVFVRGGVQKLRLTGGEPLLRKGLPELIARLGSIPGVQDIAMTTNGLLLPRLAHDLKAAGLKRVTVSLDSLDPEVFGRMNGLGVHPERVLDGIEAALTAGLGVKINTVVQRGVNEHTLAELWRALRGKAVLRFIEFMDVGNHNGWNLDAVLPPREVLARLAGGTDEVFTPVQANYRGEVATRYTDAQGHEAGLITSVSAPFCGDCTRARLSAVGVLYTCLFASDGLDLRSPLLEGASDDEVYALLSERWNARTDRYSEERGEVTRKNGAARQKVEMSHIGG is encoded by the coding sequence GTGCCTTCCCGTCAAGCCGACCTTTCCCCACCGCTGACCGACGCGCTGGGCCGCCCGCTGCGTGATCTGCGCCTGTCGGTAACAGACCGCTGCAACCTGCGCTGCACCTACTGCATGCCCAAAGAGGTCTTCGGCCCCGATTTCGCCTTCCTGCCCAGAAGCGAGCTGCTGAGCTTCGAGGAACTGGAGCGCCTGACCCGCGTGTTTGTGCGCGGCGGCGTGCAGAAGCTGCGCCTGACCGGGGGCGAGCCGCTGCTGCGAAAAGGGCTGCCCGAACTGATTGCCCGCCTGGGCAGCATTCCGGGCGTGCAGGACATCGCCATGACCACCAACGGGCTGCTGCTGCCGCGTCTGGCCCACGACCTGAAGGCGGCTGGTCTGAAGCGCGTCACGGTCAGCCTCGACAGCCTCGACCCCGAGGTTTTTGGGCGCATGAACGGGCTGGGCGTTCACCCCGAGCGGGTGCTGGACGGCATCGAGGCGGCGCTGACGGCCGGTCTGGGCGTCAAGATCAATACCGTGGTGCAGCGCGGCGTGAACGAGCACACGCTGGCCGAACTGTGGCGGGCGCTGCGCGGCAAGGCAGTCCTGCGCTTCATCGAGTTTATGGATGTGGGGAATCACAACGGCTGGAATCTGGACGCGGTGTTGCCCCCCCGAGAGGTGCTGGCACGGCTGGCGGGGGGCACGGATGAGGTCTTTACGCCGGTGCAGGCCAACTACCGGGGCGAAGTGGCGACCCGCTACACCGACGCCCAGGGACACGAAGCGGGCCTGATCACCAGCGTGAGCGCTCCGTTCTGCGGCGACTGCACGCGGGCGCGGCTGTCGGCAGTGGGCGTGCTGTACACCTGTCTGTTCGCGTCGGATGGCCTGGACCTGCGTTCTCCGCTGCTGGAAGGGGCGAGCGACGACGAGGTATACGCCCTGCTGTCAGAGCGCTGGAACGCCCGAACCGACCGGTATTCCGAGGAGCGCGGAGAAGTTACCCGCAAAAACGGTGCAGCGCGGCAGAAGGTCGAGATGTCGCATATCGGCGGCTGA
- a CDS encoding GntR family transcriptional regulator, which produces MAKYPLIKTTLKDRLLGGDYSEGLPLPSEPQLAREFEVSRMTARRAIDELEREGYVYRVQGAGTFPTGKRFRQGMFRVRPFKEWARDPEQRNTILQSMELRATPEIATVLQVSAGDPVIFVHRLRFAGEEPLVIEKRYIDARLAGDLLSHNLAAESIHEVMVTMGVALTRVEQSLEAVNLRQEESDLLRVPLGTAAFLLRRTTYSGTRRASYVNYWVRGDRYAFQDSFEP; this is translated from the coding sequence ATGGCAAAGTACCCGCTGATCAAGACCACCCTGAAAGATCGCCTTCTGGGTGGAGACTATTCGGAAGGGTTGCCGCTCCCCAGCGAGCCGCAACTCGCCCGCGAATTCGAAGTGTCGCGCATGACTGCCCGCCGCGCCATCGACGAACTGGAGCGCGAGGGATACGTGTACCGTGTGCAGGGCGCGGGTACCTTTCCAACCGGCAAGAGATTTCGCCAGGGCATGTTCCGGGTGCGCCCCTTCAAAGAGTGGGCACGCGACCCCGAGCAGCGCAACACCATCTTGCAGAGCATGGAACTGCGGGCCACGCCAGAAATCGCCACGGTGCTTCAGGTCAGTGCAGGCGATCCGGTGATCTTCGTCCACCGACTGCGCTTTGCCGGGGAAGAACCGCTGGTCATCGAGAAGCGCTACATCGATGCGCGGCTGGCAGGCGACCTGCTGAGCCATAATCTGGCTGCCGAGAGCATCCATGAGGTCATGGTCACGATGGGCGTAGCTCTGACCCGCGTCGAGCAGAGCCTGGAAGCGGTCAACCTGCGCCAAGAAGAATCCGACCTGCTGCGTGTGCCGCTCGGAACAGCGGCCTTTTTATTGCGCCGAACCACCTATAGCGGTACCAGAAGGGCTAGTTACGTGAACTACTGGGTTCGGGGCGATAGGTATGCGTTTCAGGATAGCTTCGAGCCATAA
- a CDS encoding ATP cone domain-containing protein, producing MDSDTAKTAREQLLNSDGNTLYVGTTEQHWPFSKGLVAESLLNAGATPGSAAAVARNVETWLKQQQQWYTTPEDLKALLVRLGRPLLGDEVAERVGVQIPAFQDILVRTQKRVLPFSRGVLSRSLEDLGLAPREAYTLASQVDQRLRQDGVQSLSADEIDDLTERTLLERHGEQMRLTYRFLRTNRGRLGVLGSESSLPSPFSKGILVQSLLAAGVAPDYARKVARSTQRQLRGAEDRLVTRTQIREKVEELLRGEVGPDVAARYRLLRVIRKPPRPLMILLGGVSGTGKSLLAAEIAYRLGISRIVSTDSIREVMRAVVSRDLVPTLHASTFNAWEALIPPEAEQPEHPTERQLLEGFREQVQQVSVGLSAVVSRSLEEGVSTVLEGVHLVPGYLRVSDFVGAIVVPILITLPSDDEHRQHFESRERETSNHRPRSRYMQYFSEIRTMQGYLERLAKQQGVPLLDGLSLDESADQAVGLVLQQVLKELSPEERTALLGEAESSAVGALQEAE from the coding sequence GTGGACAGCGACACTGCAAAGACAGCGAGGGAACAGCTATTGAACAGCGACGGCAACACGCTCTATGTGGGCACCACCGAGCAGCACTGGCCCTTTTCGAAGGGGCTGGTGGCCGAGTCGCTGCTGAATGCCGGGGCCACACCGGGCAGCGCGGCAGCCGTGGCACGCAACGTCGAGACGTGGCTGAAACAGCAGCAGCAGTGGTACACCACACCCGAAGACCTGAAGGCGCTGCTGGTACGGTTGGGCCGCCCACTGCTGGGCGACGAGGTGGCCGAGCGGGTCGGGGTGCAGATTCCGGCCTTTCAGGACATCCTGGTTCGTACCCAGAAACGCGTGCTGCCCTTCTCTCGCGGGGTGCTGTCGCGCAGCCTGGAAGACCTGGGCCTGGCTCCCCGCGAGGCGTACACCCTGGCGAGCCAGGTCGATCAGCGGCTGCGGCAGGACGGCGTGCAGTCGCTGAGTGCCGACGAGATCGATGACCTGACCGAGCGCACGCTGCTGGAGCGTCACGGCGAGCAGATGCGCCTGACGTACCGCTTCCTGAGGACGAACCGGGGCCGACTGGGCGTTCTGGGCAGCGAGAGCAGCCTGCCCTCGCCTTTTTCAAAGGGCATTCTGGTGCAGTCGCTGCTGGCAGCGGGCGTGGCTCCCGATTATGCCCGCAAGGTGGCCCGCAGCACCCAGCGTCAACTGCGCGGTGCAGAAGACCGGCTGGTCACACGGACGCAGATTCGCGAAAAGGTGGAGGAACTGCTGCGAGGCGAGGTGGGGCCGGATGTGGCGGCCCGTTACCGACTGCTGCGCGTGATCCGCAAGCCGCCGCGCCCGCTGATGATTCTGCTGGGTGGCGTGAGCGGCACCGGAAAAAGCCTGCTGGCTGCCGAAATCGCTTACCGCCTGGGCATCTCGCGCATCGTCTCGACCGACAGCATCCGCGAGGTGATGCGGGCCGTCGTGAGCCGCGACCTGGTGCCCACCCTGCATGCCAGCACCTTCAACGCCTGGGAAGCGCTGATTCCACCGGAAGCGGAGCAGCCCGAGCATCCCACCGAGCGGCAACTGCTGGAGGGTTTCCGCGAACAGGTGCAGCAGGTGAGCGTCGGCCTGAGCGCGGTAGTGAGCCGCAGCCTGGAAGAAGGCGTCAGCACCGTGCTGGAAGGCGTGCATCTGGTACCCGGCTACCTGCGTGTGTCCGATTTCGTGGGAGCCATCGTGGTGCCGATTCTGATTACCCTGCCCAGCGACGACGAACACCGGCAGCATTTCGAGTCGCGGGAGCGCGAAACCTCGAACCACCGACCCCGCAGCCGGTATATGCAGTACTTCAGCGAAATTCGCACCATGCAGGGCTATCTAGAGCGGCTGGCAAAGCAGCAGGGCGTGCCGCTGCTCGACGGCCTGAGCCTCGACGAGTCGGCAGATCAGGCGGTTGGACTGGTACTCCAGCAGGTGCTCAAAGAGCTGTCGCCAGAGGAGCGCACGGCTCTGCTGGGAGAAGCGGAATCGAGCGCGGTGGGAGCGTTGCAGGAAGCAGAGTAA
- a CDS encoding TetR/AcrR family transcriptional regulator: MESTSLRERQKERRRARIYAVAIDMFKQGGFQTTTATDIARASNVSRGTFFNYYPYKEAVLLDYGSEVFEGLRLHAEQQLAAGTAPMTVLQDVWMRLAEQNMLERDLIPPLAYEVLNPDPERARTAYRALPLGKVIEMILRPMQHSGQLRADLSLSRMSNLIADTYLMIALRWSAYGSDRSLKEEMRLTLAFLMDGVLRR, from the coding sequence ATGGAGTCCACCTCGCTGCGCGAACGACAGAAAGAGCGCCGCCGCGCCCGCATTTACGCTGTCGCCATCGACATGTTCAAGCAGGGCGGCTTCCAGACCACCACTGCCACCGACATCGCCCGTGCCAGCAACGTCTCACGCGGCACGTTCTTCAACTACTACCCGTACAAGGAAGCGGTGCTGCTCGACTACGGCAGCGAGGTCTTCGAGGGGCTGCGGCTGCATGCCGAGCAGCAACTTGCCGCCGGAACCGCGCCCATGACCGTGCTTCAGGATGTGTGGATGCGGCTGGCCGAGCAGAACATGCTGGAACGCGACCTGATTCCGCCGCTGGCCTACGAGGTGCTCAATCCCGATCCGGAACGCGCCCGCACCGCTTACCGCGCCCTGCCGCTGGGCAAGGTGATCGAGATGATTCTGCGGCCCATGCAGCACAGCGGGCAGCTCCGCGCCGACCTGAGCCTCAGCCGCATGAGCAACCTGATCGCCGACACCTATCTGATGATCGCACTGCGCTGGAGCGCCTACGGCAGTGACCGCTCGCTGAAAGAAGAGATGCGCCTCACGCTGGCCTTCCTGATGGACGGCGTGCTGAGGCGCTAG
- a CDS encoding potassium channel family protein gives MKAKQCLVIGLGRFGTAVATTLYEMGHEVVAVDTNEDNVERVMNLVTHAAVLDATEERALKSIGVADFDVVVVGIGSDVQSAILATLNAKSLGAPYVVAKAIHEMARRVLERVGADLVIRPEHDMGVRIARQIATPNMVDTLDLGSDYAIVEVEANERLKGNLRALNLTGRFGVQVIAINRSGRVEVSPRAEEELRPHDKLVLIGTAHAIDEVRRYLG, from the coding sequence ATGAAAGCCAAACAATGTCTGGTCATCGGTCTGGGCCGCTTCGGAACCGCTGTCGCCACCACCCTCTATGAAATGGGGCATGAAGTGGTGGCCGTGGATACCAACGAGGACAATGTCGAACGGGTGATGAATCTGGTGACACATGCCGCCGTCCTCGACGCCACCGAGGAACGCGCCCTGAAGAGCATTGGGGTGGCCGACTTTGACGTGGTGGTGGTGGGCATCGGCAGCGACGTGCAGTCAGCGATTCTGGCGACGCTGAACGCCAAGAGTCTGGGCGCACCCTACGTCGTCGCCAAGGCGATTCACGAGATGGCGCGGCGCGTGCTGGAGCGGGTTGGAGCCGATCTGGTGATCCGGCCAGAGCACGATATGGGCGTGCGGATCGCCCGGCAGATCGCCACGCCGAACATGGTCGATACGCTCGATCTGGGGTCGGACTACGCCATCGTAGAGGTTGAGGCCAACGAGCGGCTGAAAGGGAATCTGCGCGCTCTCAACCTGACCGGACGCTTCGGCGTGCAGGTGATCGCCATCAACCGCAGCGGGCGGGTGGAGGTTTCGCCCCGCGCCGAGGAAGAACTCAGGCCGCACGACAAACTGGTGCTCATCGGCACCGCCCACGCCATCGACGAGGTACGGCGGTATCTGGGATGA
- a CDS encoding TrkH family potassium uptake protein — protein sequence MNRPLKRPLLSRFSPPQLIALSFALAIAVGSGLLLLPFAQQSGQRLDVLTAIFTATTALCVTGLKLIDPAQTLSVPGQLIMLLLIQLGGLGLITFGTVFALALRRRVNFSERMRLAQQVSAFDVGGVLGLIRKIFVYTLIIEGLGTVLLALRFVPQFGWGQGLYYSLVHAVSAFNNAGFSLLGNSLQAYRADPLVCLTMCALVILGGLGFLVQVNVVAHLLRRRSERLLVHSRLVLTTTVLLLLAGTLLIAALEWNNPATLGPLPLGEKLLNSFVSSVMPRTGGFSTLNTELLRPATLFLTIFLMFVGASPGGAGGGIKTSTLAVIAGSAWSMVRGQGEMVAFHRRIEESTVLRAMTVGLLASAVVGVMLLLMLAFNTTPRLDFSHLAFETVSAFSTVGLSMNTTPDTNAAQRVILIVLMYLGRIGPLTFALALGQRVKRQDVSYPPERDILIG from the coding sequence ATGAACCGTCCTCTGAAACGCCCGCTGCTTTCGCGCTTCTCCCCTCCCCAGCTCATTGCGCTGTCGTTTGCGCTGGCTATCGCTGTGGGAAGCGGGCTGCTGCTGTTGCCCTTCGCTCAGCAGAGCGGGCAGCGGCTGGACGTGCTGACAGCCATCTTTACAGCCACCACTGCCCTGTGCGTGACCGGCCTGAAACTGATCGATCCGGCTCAGACGCTGAGTGTGCCGGGGCAGCTCATCATGTTGCTGCTGATCCAGCTCGGCGGCCTGGGCCTGATTACCTTCGGGACGGTGTTTGCGCTGGCCCTTCGCAGGCGCGTGAACTTCAGCGAGCGGATGCGGCTGGCGCAGCAGGTCAGCGCCTTTGATGTGGGCGGCGTGCTGGGCCTGATCCGCAAGATCTTCGTGTACACCCTCATCATCGAGGGGCTGGGCACCGTGCTGCTGGCGCTGCGCTTCGTGCCGCAGTTCGGCTGGGGGCAGGGGCTGTATTACAGCCTGGTTCATGCCGTGAGCGCTTTCAACAATGCCGGGTTCTCGCTGCTGGGCAACAGTTTGCAGGCGTACCGCGCCGATCCGCTCGTGTGCCTGACCATGTGTGCGCTCGTGATTCTGGGCGGGCTGGGCTTTCTGGTGCAGGTGAATGTGGTGGCCCACCTGCTGCGCCGCCGATCTGAACGCTTGCTGGTTCATAGCCGCCTCGTCCTGACCACCACCGTGCTGCTGCTGCTGGCCGGAACCCTGCTGATAGCCGCCCTCGAATGGAACAACCCGGCCACGCTGGGACCGCTGCCGCTGGGCGAGAAACTGCTTAACAGCTTCGTGAGCAGCGTGATGCCGCGCACCGGAGGATTCAGCACCTTGAATACCGAGCTGCTGCGGCCCGCCACGCTGTTCCTGACCATCTTCCTGATGTTCGTGGGAGCCAGTCCGGGCGGCGCGGGCGGCGGCATCAAGACCAGTACCCTCGCGGTCATCGCGGGAAGCGCATGGAGCATGGTGCGTGGGCAGGGCGAAATGGTGGCCTTTCACCGCCGCATCGAAGAGAGTACGGTGCTGCGGGCCATGACGGTAGGCCTGCTGGCGAGCGCGGTGGTGGGCGTCATGCTGCTGCTGATGCTGGCCTTCAATACCACGCCCCGCCTCGACTTCTCGCATCTGGCCTTCGAGACGGTCTCGGCCTTCAGCACGGTGGGTCTGTCGATGAATACCACCCCCGATACCAACGCCGCTCAGCGCGTCATCCTGATCGTGCTGATGTATCTCGGGCGCATCGGCCCTCTGACCTTCGCTCTTGCCCTGGGCCAGCGCGTCAAGCGCCAGGACGTGAGCTACCCCCCCGAACGCGACATCCTGATCGGGTGA
- a CDS encoding type I phosphomannose isomerase catalytic subunit, with translation MTAQTDPAAAPVLPQTLFLLEPQYRERVWGGQRLLAHTPPIGEAWIAHGESVVGGGAAQGHTLDALLRGELPGLDAASLLGTDVAAHTNGFPLLIKLLDCADWLSVQVHPNDEQASKMVGPGMLGKTEAWHFLEVEPGAEILAGVTGGTTAAQLAEAIRGGTVLDVAQRHSVQAGDTAFIPAGTLHALGPGMLLYEVQEASDTTYRVYDWDRPARAGRALHIEESVAVTDPALRGDLRRADETHGQGVLTSCEYFVLEGQALDSQGEQDDTGGQHFHLITVVEGTAALVCGSERLELGKFQTALVAGAAGAYQLSAPEGSARVLRSSVPV, from the coding sequence ATGACAGCCCAAACCGATCCTGCCGCCGCGCCTGTCCTGCCTCAGACGCTGTTTCTGCTGGAACCCCAGTACCGTGAACGGGTGTGGGGGGGCCAGCGGCTGCTCGCCCACACGCCGCCCATCGGGGAAGCCTGGATTGCCCACGGCGAGAGTGTCGTGGGAGGCGGGGCCGCACAGGGTCACACGCTCGACGCGCTGCTGCGGGGCGAACTGCCGGGGCTGGACGCCGCCTCACTGCTGGGAACCGACGTGGCGGCCCATACCAACGGGTTTCCCCTCCTGATCAAGCTGCTCGACTGCGCCGACTGGCTGAGCGTGCAGGTGCATCCCAACGACGAGCAGGCCAGCAAAATGGTCGGACCGGGCATGCTGGGCAAGACCGAAGCGTGGCACTTCCTGGAGGTGGAGCCGGGCGCTGAGATTCTGGCGGGTGTGACGGGGGGCACCACGGCTGCCCAACTCGCGGAGGCCATCCGGGGCGGCACGGTGCTCGACGTGGCGCAGCGTCACAGCGTCCAGGCGGGCGACACCGCCTTCATTCCGGCAGGAACGCTGCACGCGCTGGGGCCGGGCATGCTGCTGTACGAGGTGCAGGAAGCCAGTGACACCACCTACCGCGTCTACGACTGGGACCGCCCGGCCCGCGCTGGCCGGGCGCTGCACATCGAGGAGTCGGTGGCCGTGACCGATCCGGCGCTGCGGGGCGATCTGCGCCGCGCCGACGAAACCCACGGTCAGGGCGTGCTCACGTCCTGCGAGTACTTCGTGCTGGAGGGGCAGGCGCTGGACAGCCAGGGCGAGCAGGACGACACCGGCGGGCAACACTTCCACCTCATCACGGTGGTAGAGGGGACGGCAGCGCTGGTATGCGGCAGCGAACGCCTCGAACTCGGCAAGTTTCAGACGGCGCTGGTGGCAGGCGCGGCGGGCGCGTATCAGCTCAGCGCACCGGAGGGATCGGCCCGGGTGCTGCGTTCCAGCGTTCCTGTGTAG
- a CDS encoding DdrH — MSNPYAEWFEQIRAEYGDQLREMPLPNGLPEHLHALIEAHDEEAISFMLKLAWQFGAQAGFAAGQSQGTQPTAPRRTTVQA; from the coding sequence ATGTCCAATCCCTACGCAGAATGGTTCGAGCAGATCCGGGCAGAGTACGGTGATCAGCTCCGGGAGATGCCGCTTCCCAACGGCCTGCCAGAGCATCTGCACGCCCTGATCGAAGCCCACGACGAGGAAGCCATCAGCTTCATGCTCAAGCTGGCGTGGCAGTTCGGCGCGCAGGCAGGCTTTGCCGCCGGACAGAGCCAGGGCACGCAGCCCACAGCTCCCCGCCGCACCACCGTCCAGGCCTGA
- a CDS encoding glucose-1-phosphate thymidylyltransferase: MKAIIPAAGFGTRMRPLTFTRPKPVLNVAGKPIIVHAIETLLAAGITEIGIVVSEITRPAVQQAVEDVPGVSIEFLEQAEMLGLGHAVLMGREWVGQDDVCVYLGDNLFQRGVGSFVETFQRERPDAVIGLVEVENPRAFGVAELDGKRIVRLVEKPAIPPSNLAVAGVYCFSAHIFEELARLKPSARGEYEITDAIQALIDGGRTVLGETVLGWWKDTGQPRDLIEANHLLLEKLEGDIQGTVEDSRLSGPVVLAATAIIRNSKIVGPAMIGEGVIIEDAYIGPFTSIGAGSVIRHAEVEHSVIERDCVIEHVETRLQDCLIGLRAVVRGGRRVPKTLKLTLSDESIVELT, encoded by the coding sequence ATGAAAGCAATCATCCCCGCTGCAGGCTTCGGCACCCGGATGCGGCCCCTGACCTTCACTCGTCCAAAGCCGGTGTTGAATGTAGCGGGAAAACCTATCATCGTCCACGCTATCGAGACGCTGCTGGCTGCAGGTATTACCGAGATTGGCATCGTCGTTTCCGAGATCACCCGCCCGGCGGTGCAGCAAGCCGTCGAGGATGTGCCGGGCGTCAGCATCGAGTTTCTGGAGCAGGCGGAAATGCTGGGCCTGGGTCACGCCGTCCTGATGGGGCGCGAGTGGGTCGGACAGGACGACGTGTGCGTGTACCTGGGCGACAACCTGTTTCAGCGGGGCGTCGGCAGCTTCGTCGAGACCTTTCAGCGAGAACGTCCCGACGCGGTCATCGGCCTGGTCGAAGTCGAGAACCCCCGCGCTTTCGGAGTGGCAGAACTCGACGGCAAGCGCATCGTGCGGCTGGTCGAAAAGCCTGCCATCCCGCCGTCCAATCTGGCGGTGGCGGGCGTGTACTGCTTCTCGGCACATATCTTCGAGGAACTGGCGCGGCTCAAGCCCTCGGCACGCGGCGAATACGAGATCACCGATGCGATCCAGGCGCTGATCGATGGCGGCAGGACGGTGCTGGGCGAGACGGTGCTGGGCTGGTGGAAGGACACCGGGCAACCGCGCGACCTGATCGAGGCCAACCACCTGCTGCTGGAGAAGCTGGAGGGCGACATCCAGGGCACCGTCGAAGACTCGCGGCTGAGTGGCCCCGTCGTGCTGGCCGCCACCGCCATTATCCGAAACAGCAAGATCGTCGGCCCCGCCATGATCGGTGAGGGCGTCATCATCGAGGACGCGTATATCGGCCCTTTTACCAGCATCGGGGCAGGCAGCGTCATCCGGCATGCCGAGGTGGAACACAGCGTCATCGAACGCGACTGTGTGATCGAGCATGTGGAGACCCGCCTGCAAGACTGTCTGATCGGTTTGCGGGCAGTGGTTCGCGGCGGAAGGCGTGTTCCCAAGACGCTGAAGCTCACGCTGTCGGACGAAAGCATCGTCGAATTGACCTAA
- a CDS encoding phosphoglucomutase/phosphomannomutase family protein, with protein MPIKFGTDGWRDIIAQDFTYANVAVVAAAHARYLRSQGGTDVVIGYDTRFQGEGFAGVAAAAMSQAGLNVHLAKGYVPTPALSYAVKVLGAAGGVMITASHNPPPYSGYKLKGPYGGSATPAIVAQVEAEVEAAGQGKEGSRADVPSGPGTVTPLDVQAEYFRSLDRLLDLEVLRAYRGRVFHDAMGGAGAGWIEVYLKHAGLPVEFVALRDEPTPLFYGVNPEPIPQNLATTMQRLSGETGTTFAVVTDGDADRVGAVTAGGEFFNSHQIFAVLLKHLYDKGLRGRVVKTVSGSGIIDRLCAVLGLDLVETPVGFKYITDAFLEGEENPDLAVLMGGEESGGLSSRGHIPERDGILNGLLLLEAVASSSKSLTDLFSEIEALTGFRHFYGRNDLQLQPGQSREALKAQIETLTELAGHQVERVVTKDGVKLLLSGDAFAMFRFSGTEPVVRVYVEAQSAEEQQQLLRTATALLHV; from the coding sequence ATGCCGATTAAATTTGGAACAGATGGCTGGCGGGACATTATTGCCCAGGACTTTACCTACGCCAACGTTGCTGTGGTGGCAGCAGCCCATGCGCGGTATCTGCGTTCTCAAGGCGGCACCGACGTGGTCATCGGCTACGATACCCGCTTCCAGGGTGAAGGCTTTGCAGGTGTGGCTGCCGCCGCCATGTCGCAGGCGGGGCTGAATGTGCATCTGGCTAAGGGGTATGTTCCTACACCCGCACTGTCGTACGCGGTCAAGGTGCTCGGTGCGGCGGGCGGAGTCATGATCACGGCAAGCCACAATCCACCTCCCTACAGCGGGTACAAGCTCAAGGGGCCGTATGGTGGCAGCGCCACTCCAGCCATCGTGGCGCAGGTCGAGGCAGAGGTCGAGGCCGCTGGGCAGGGGAAGGAGGGTAGCCGGGCCGATGTACCGAGCGGGCCGGGCACCGTGACGCCGCTCGATGTCCAGGCCGAATACTTCCGCTCTCTCGACCGACTGCTCGATCTGGAAGTGCTGCGGGCGTACCGGGGCAGGGTCTTTCACGATGCGATGGGCGGAGCAGGAGCAGGCTGGATCGAGGTCTATCTGAAGCATGCTGGACTGCCAGTCGAGTTCGTAGCACTGCGGGACGAGCCGACACCGCTGTTTTACGGCGTCAATCCAGAGCCGATTCCGCAGAATCTGGCAACGACGATGCAGCGGCTGTCCGGCGAAACTGGCACGACCTTTGCCGTCGTGACGGATGGAGACGCTGACCGGGTCGGAGCGGTCACGGCGGGCGGCGAGTTTTTCAACAGCCATCAGATTTTCGCGGTGCTGCTCAAGCACCTGTACGACAAAGGCCTGCGCGGGCGGGTGGTCAAGACGGTATCGGGCAGCGGCATCATCGACCGCCTGTGCGCGGTGCTGGGTCTGGACCTGGTTGAAACGCCCGTCGGTTTCAAGTACATCACCGACGCCTTTCTGGAAGGGGAGGAGAACCCCGACCTGGCAGTTCTGATGGGCGGGGAAGAATCGGGCGGTCTGTCTTCGCGGGGCCATATTCCGGAGCGTGACGGAATCCTGAACGGGCTGTTACTGCTGGAAGCGGTGGCGAGTAGTAGTAAATCGCTGACGGATTTATTCTCCGAGATCGAGGCGCTGACCGGCTTCCGGCATTTCTATGGGCGCAACGATCTTCAGCTTCAGCCGGGGCAGAGCCGCGAGGCGCTGAAGGCCCAGATCGAGACGCTGACGGAACTGGCAGGCCATCAGGTCGAACGCGTCGTTACCAAAGACGGCGTGAAGCTTCTGCTTTCTGGCGACGCCTTTGCCATGTTCCGCTTTTCCGGAACAGAGCCGGTGGTGCGCGTATATGTAGAGGCTCAGTCTGCCGAAGAGCAGCAGCAGCTTCTCCGGACGGCTACCGCCCTGCTCCATGTTTGA